A stretch of Lactuca sativa cultivar Salinas chromosome 6, Lsat_Salinas_v11, whole genome shotgun sequence DNA encodes these proteins:
- the LOC111897406 gene encoding uncharacterized protein LOC111897406, producing the protein MIEDATKEEKKEDKTTKKKPFITESKATPAPFPERLKSTKKEREESEIMRILNKFQINIPLLEAIKQVPRYERFLKDLCVSKKNKRKPNYNSRGKRIRDFAKEDAPKCKDPSLFTVPCKLGNLDVPRAMLDLGTLSKTGVIIQLADRSIVHPNGVLEDVLVQINEFVFPTYFYVLDMGDDDSPISSSILLGRPFLKTSITKIDVYNETLTMEFDELVLSRKLDRNKAKELAKEFDINNEVLEILEFIDDKKHMWIDEMKSTPPTTKVKPLPPVEQAQDSGSKTLPEPLKNIHIEKEGTQPVINSNKLSKKEENELIIMLNKYQIRTEWTISDIKDLSPFWFVRKKKAKGRL; encoded by the exons atgattgaagacGCAaccaaagaagagaagaaggaagatAAAACAACCAAAAAGAAGCCCTTCATCACTGAATCTAAAGCCACACCTGCTCCATTTCCCGAAAGATTAAAGAGCACGAAGAAAGAACGGGAGGAGAGTGAGATCATGCGAATATTAAACAAGTTTCAAATCAACATCCCACTCCTCGAGGCCATCAAGCAGGTTCCTAGATATGAAAGGTTCCTTAAGGATCTTTGTgtatctaaaaaaaataaaaggaaaccAAACTATAACAGTCGGGGAAAACGTATCCGCGATTTTGCAAAAGAGGATGCCCCAAAGTGCAAGGATCCCAGTTTGTTTACTGTGCCTTGCAAATTGGGGAATCTTGATGTACCTCGAGCCATGCTTGATCTAG GAACATTAAGCAAAACCGGTGTGATCATCCAACTTGCTGACCGGTCAATCGTACACCCAAACGGTGTACTAGAAGACGTGTTAGTGCAAATCAATGAATTTGTTTTCCcaacttatttttatgttttagatATGGGAGATGATGACTCTCCAATTTCAAGTTCTATACTTTTGGGTAGACCTTTTCTTAAAACTTCTATAACAAAAATTGATGTCTACAACGAAACTTTAACTATGGAATTTGATG AGTTAGTTTTGTCACGAAAACTAGACAGGAACAAAGCCAAAGAACTTGCAAAGGAGTTCGATATAAATAATGAGGTGTTGGAGATTTTAGAGTTTATTGATGACAAGAAGCATATGTGGATTGATGAAATGAAGTCCACGCCACCTACAACCAAAGTCAAACCCCTTCCACCGGTGGAACAAGCACAAGATTCAGGATCAAAAACTCTACCAGAACCTTTAAAGAATATACATATCGAGAAGGAGGGCACCCAACCGGTCATCAACTCAAATAAACTATCAAAGAAGGAAGAGAATGAGTTGATAATCATGTTGAATAAATACCAAATAAGGACTGAGTGGACAATCTCTGATATTAAGGATTTAAGTCCTTTTTGGTTTGTGCGCAAAAAGAAAGCCAAAGGAAGGTTGTAA